In a genomic window of Sutcliffiella sp. FSL R7-0096:
- a CDS encoding response regulator has translation MIKAIVVDDEILALNYLTNLLRTFPLIHIINTYTNKTNILEDIQKQSVDVVFLDIEMADGNGLDLAEDIYSLSPSIQIVFVTGYAKYAVKAFEINSIDYLLKPVTPRRLAITIKRLSEKSTDNKVNRKSENESLFIQCFREFQLFKDGEPLHFKTAKVKELFAYFVTFMNSYIPRDRIIESLWPNQDCKKAKINLHTCLTHLRKLLSTLGYSNCIKFSNQSYILSLDYIRCDLTLFNEAVINIEMVNESNIPHIDEVLKLYTGSYMEWNHYDWTNEIAQEKENYLIGLLEKVIDYYSGDNFNKALRYLHFQRKLAPYLDINIERTMHLLIQKGNHAEALKTYNDYKQKLSEDLGVDPGERLTALYRSLLK, from the coding sequence ATGATTAAAGCAATAGTAGTTGATGATGAGATATTAGCATTAAATTACTTAACGAATCTACTTCGAACATTTCCTTTGATTCATATTATCAATACTTATACAAATAAAACTAATATTTTAGAAGATATTCAGAAGCAATCTGTTGATGTAGTATTTTTAGATATTGAAATGGCTGATGGAAACGGCTTAGATTTGGCAGAGGACATTTATTCTTTATCTCCATCTATTCAAATTGTTTTTGTAACTGGATATGCAAAGTATGCGGTAAAGGCTTTTGAAATTAATTCAATTGATTATTTATTAAAACCAGTTACGCCCAGACGATTAGCTATAACCATAAAGCGATTATCGGAAAAAAGCACCGACAATAAAGTCAACCGGAAATCGGAGAATGAGTCATTATTTATTCAGTGCTTTCGTGAATTCCAGCTTTTTAAAGATGGTGAACCGCTCCATTTTAAAACTGCAAAAGTAAAGGAGTTATTCGCATATTTTGTAACCTTTATGAACTCATATATACCTCGTGACCGTATTATAGAGAGCCTATGGCCTAATCAAGATTGTAAAAAAGCGAAAATCAACCTCCATACATGCCTAACCCATTTGCGGAAATTATTGAGCACACTTGGATATTCCAATTGTATTAAATTCTCAAATCAGAGCTATATTTTATCACTGGATTACATTCGATGCGATTTAACTTTGTTCAATGAGGCAGTAATAAATATAGAAATGGTAAATGAATCAAATATACCGCACATCGATGAAGTACTAAAACTCTATACTGGTTCATATATGGAATGGAACCACTATGACTGGACAAATGAAATCGCACAAGAAAAAGAAAATTACCTAATTGGCCTTTTAGAAAAAGTAATAGATTACTATAGTGGAGATAATTTCAATAAAGCATTACGTTATCTTCATTTTCAAAGAAAGTTAGCACCATACTTAGATATAAATATTGAGCGTACCATGCATCTTCTCATTCAAAAAGGAAATCACGCTGAAGCATTGAAAACATATAATGATTATAAGCAAAAGCTTTCCGAAGATTTAGGGGTAGATCCCGGAGAACGTCTAACAGCACTTTATCGTTCGCTACTGAAATAA
- a CDS encoding ATP-binding protein: MGRENISMRRILTIVIVFIIFLTSFRAIWFINHLPLNQPFAEQGIFDISQLPLSDKATVALDGEWSFYPNVFATPKELEAAADQRTIQVPRGWREFPTFANQKEQVGTYELWIHVPDDKERYGLKVRRIAGSFILYVNGDQIEQRTAPNETMKIQQSSLVSSILTVTPDETGWIHLVIAVSSSNEIYDGGILNSIRFGTEAAIIQEHWRSVAMQLMVAAIMLINGIYACILYFIRPKKIELLYFMVAVLLSSLSVLVSDDHLIFHWIPLNYELFVKLAYLSYTGLSLFFLLFVRYLFTNYNRNQVVRWISGLCGLYAVFIVISPATMIREWSILLLFVLAIPFTAIILLVTQVIVKKEKDSLFLLLAAISVASSILWSSFANRVHSFDLGIISMIDPSFYPVDLTLAFLTFSTFWFIRFFRADDDIRELVEKLQKEHVKKDQFLANTSHELRNPLHGMINMAQSVIDQEKSRLTSQSKKNLGLLMIIGRRMSYLLNDLIDVTKMQQNKISLNKQPIALLPTVTTAVNVQRFMMNAKNLHFQLDIPKDFPRVYADEIRLGQIIFNLLHNAVKFTEKGVIAVEAELRKNQAVIRIKDSGIGMNQETQKRVFLPYEQGTKDFYDEQGGFGLGLSICRELITMHNGTLTVQSTPLKGSVFTFTLPLAQDDERKLEEKSYTPSTSQEDMVYQEIAASEVHMPTKNEHGHNKPKILAVDDDPVNLHVLKNILLTEGYSIETATSGEDVLKRLDEGWDIIIADVMMPAMSGYELTRKIRNHFSISELPILLLTARSKPEEVYTGFHAGANDYLAKPMDALELKVRIRSLIELKHSIQERLRMEGAWLQSQIQPHFLFNTLNSIAALGVTDTSKMLMLLEEFSNYLRLSFDFNNAEPLVPLSNELSLVQSYLYIEKERFNERITVNWELKYRGEWVIPPLTIQPLVENAVKHGILTKPEGGTISIKLSNEQVGLKVEISDDGKGISSEKQHNLFTFVKYEQSRGIGLINVDRRLKQMYGQGLTIRSKLDQGTTISFLIRNDKRK, translated from the coding sequence GCGGGTGGAGGGAGTTTCCCACTTTTGCAAACCAAAAGGAACAAGTAGGCACTTACGAATTGTGGATCCATGTACCAGACGACAAAGAGCGATACGGTTTGAAAGTTAGGCGAATTGCAGGCTCTTTTATCCTATACGTAAACGGAGATCAAATCGAACAGCGTACTGCTCCTAATGAAACAATGAAGATTCAGCAGTCCTCACTTGTATCGTCCATTTTAACAGTGACGCCTGATGAAACGGGATGGATTCACCTAGTAATTGCTGTTTCTTCTAGTAATGAAATCTATGATGGTGGTATATTAAATTCGATCCGCTTCGGAACAGAAGCCGCTATCATTCAAGAGCATTGGAGATCAGTGGCTATGCAGCTTATGGTGGCTGCGATCATGCTGATTAACGGGATATATGCCTGTATTCTTTATTTCATTCGCCCGAAAAAAATCGAGCTATTGTATTTTATGGTGGCCGTGTTACTATCCTCTCTATCCGTTTTGGTTAGTGATGATCACCTCATTTTCCATTGGATACCATTAAACTATGAACTGTTTGTTAAGCTTGCGTATCTGTCGTATACCGGTCTTTCCCTTTTCTTTTTATTGTTTGTGAGGTATCTATTTACTAATTACAATCGAAATCAAGTAGTCCGATGGATTTCTGGACTTTGCGGGTTATACGCGGTGTTTATTGTCATATCTCCTGCCACAATGATACGGGAATGGTCCATATTGCTGCTATTTGTACTTGCAATACCGTTTACAGCCATCATTTTACTTGTGACTCAAGTAATCGTAAAAAAAGAGAAAGATTCCCTCTTTTTACTGCTCGCTGCTATTAGTGTGGCTTCAAGCATCCTATGGTCATCCTTTGCAAACAGAGTGCACTCATTCGATTTAGGGATAATTAGCATGATCGATCCTAGCTTTTATCCAGTTGATTTGACGCTTGCATTTTTGACGTTTTCTACCTTTTGGTTTATTCGCTTCTTTCGCGCAGATGACGACATTCGTGAGCTCGTGGAAAAGCTTCAAAAGGAGCATGTTAAAAAAGATCAATTTTTAGCCAATACTTCCCACGAGCTTCGTAATCCTCTGCACGGGATGATCAATATGGCGCAAAGCGTCATTGACCAAGAAAAGTCACGACTTACGTCTCAAAGCAAAAAAAATCTAGGGCTTCTCATGATCATAGGTCGGCGGATGTCCTATTTATTAAACGATTTAATTGATGTCACGAAAATGCAGCAAAACAAAATCAGCTTGAATAAACAGCCAATCGCCCTTCTTCCTACCGTAACAACCGCTGTCAATGTTCAACGGTTTATGATGAACGCGAAGAATCTTCACTTTCAGTTAGACATCCCTAAGGACTTTCCGCGTGTTTATGCGGATGAAATCCGGCTCGGACAAATTATTTTTAATTTGCTTCATAATGCGGTGAAATTTACAGAGAAAGGGGTAATCGCGGTTGAAGCAGAGTTGCGAAAAAATCAGGCAGTCATCCGTATCAAGGATTCAGGCATCGGAATGAATCAAGAAACACAGAAGCGGGTTTTCCTTCCGTATGAACAAGGAACAAAGGATTTCTACGATGAACAAGGTGGATTTGGGCTGGGGCTGAGCATTTGCCGTGAGTTAATCACGATGCATAACGGAACCTTAACCGTTCAATCCACACCTTTAAAAGGCTCCGTATTCACCTTTACATTACCGCTCGCTCAGGATGATGAGAGGAAGCTTGAAGAAAAAAGTTATACTCCGTCCACCAGCCAAGAAGACATGGTTTATCAAGAGATAGCTGCATCAGAAGTTCACATGCCTACAAAGAATGAGCATGGTCATAACAAGCCAAAAATCTTGGCCGTTGATGATGATCCAGTGAACCTTCATGTTCTTAAAAACATTCTCTTAACGGAAGGGTATTCAATTGAAACAGCCACAAGCGGTGAAGATGTTTTAAAGCGGTTGGACGAAGGTTGGGATATAATTATTGCCGATGTGATGATGCCTGCAATGTCCGGCTACGAATTAACAAGAAAAATCCGAAACCATTTTTCTATTTCTGAGCTTCCGATTTTATTATTAACAGCTCGAAGTAAACCAGAAGAAGTGTATACAGGGTTTCATGCAGGGGCGAACGATTATCTCGCCAAACCAATGGATGCGTTGGAACTAAAGGTACGAATTCGCAGTTTGATCGAACTAAAGCATTCAATACAGGAACGTTTAAGAATGGAAGGTGCATGGCTGCAATCACAAATTCAGCCACATTTTCTCTTTAATACTTTAAATTCGATTGCTGCACTAGGGGTTACCGATACATCCAAAATGCTTATGTTACTCGAAGAATTCAGCAATTATTTACGATTAAGTTTTGATTTCAATAATGCAGAACCGCTTGTTCCATTATCAAATGAGCTTTCGCTTGTACAATCGTATTTATATATTGAAAAAGAGAGGTTTAATGAGCGTATTACAGTTAATTGGGAGCTTAAATACAGGGGTGAGTGGGTGATTCCACCTTTAACAATTCAGCCGCTTGTCGAAAATGCAGTTAAACATGGAATTTTAACGAAGCCGGAAGGAGGTACAATTTCTATAAAACTATCAAATGAACAGGTTGGGTTAAAAGTCGAAATTAGTGATGATGGTAAAGGCATAAGTTCAGAAAAGCAACACAATCTGTTTACATTTGTAAAATATGAACAAAGTAGAGGTATAGGGCTTATTAATGTTGATCGCCGTTTGAAGCAAATGTACGGTCAAGGATTAACCATCCGCAGTAAATTAGATCAAGGAACAACGATTTCGTTTTTAATTAGGAATGATAAGAGAAAATGA
- a CDS encoding MarR family winged helix-turn-helix transcriptional regulator, whose amino-acid sequence MDFNVKTLNNYWTDIYFHLHYPHKEKITHQVIRVLQLIEKKQNIGINDVSSYLNVSHNTASENVKRIIERSYVMKDRDPLDERRVVLKLTDLGREVLQRNTSLDESKLIDIWDNLSSDEKSLVESAFKLLRERAKNVPFG is encoded by the coding sequence ATGGATTTCAATGTAAAGACTCTAAATAATTATTGGACAGATATTTATTTTCATTTGCACTATCCGCATAAAGAAAAGATTACACACCAAGTAATTAGGGTCCTGCAACTAATAGAGAAAAAACAGAACATAGGAATTAACGATGTTTCTTCCTACTTAAATGTATCTCACAATACTGCTTCTGAAAATGTTAAACGCATTATCGAAAGAAGTTATGTAATGAAAGATAGGGACCCATTAGATGAAAGGAGAGTTGTCTTGAAATTAACTGATTTAGGAAGAGAGGTTTTACAAAGAAATACAAGTCTAGACGAGAGCAAGTTAATTGATATATGGGATAACTTGTCTTCTGATGAAAAATCGCTAGTTGAGTCTGCCTTTAAATTATTGAGGGAGCGTGCGAAGAATGTACCTTTTGGCTAA
- a CDS encoding anti-repressor SinI family protein — MNDSLKKYQLDKEWVSLIMEAKKLGLGIEEVRTFIQSFIKTD; from the coding sequence ATGAATGATAGCTTAAAAAAATATCAATTAGATAAAGAGTGGGTATCTTTAATAATGGAAGCGAAGAAATTAGGCTTGGGTATTGAAGAAGTAAGGACCTTTATTCAATCCTTTATTAAAACGGATTGA
- a CDS encoding GNAT family N-acetyltransferase produces the protein MNISSNSKTIRDIETFKERDIPGLIKLSASVGWDYDKDEIQTIMSSGKVYGYKNEDGTIVSSAAVIPYGSNLASIGMVIVHQDYRGQGLGKKLTQACLDSVSKDTTVILIATEEGKPMYESMGFKYTDCVHKYLCDNYVPRLLDDILEVEILPMRKEDLPQVVKLDKDAFGVERRNFISNRINQAKESLVVKNPDGRIIGYGLSILGPINLILGPIVAPDHHAALALIDRLARNHQGKLRIDIPSGNDAFMWHLEKYNFIKVSQPPIMIKNSNLLPPRSKTLYGIAAQIFG, from the coding sequence ATGAACATATCTAGTAATAGTAAAACAATTAGAGATATAGAAACATTTAAAGAAAGAGATATACCAGGATTAATTAAATTATCTGCTTCTGTAGGGTGGGACTACGATAAAGATGAAATTCAAACTATAATGTCATCTGGCAAAGTTTACGGATACAAGAATGAAGATGGGACAATTGTGTCTAGTGCGGCAGTCATTCCATATGGCTCAAACCTGGCATCTATAGGTATGGTTATTGTTCATCAAGATTACAGAGGGCAAGGACTTGGAAAGAAATTAACACAAGCATGTTTAGATTCTGTTTCTAAGGATACAACAGTTATACTAATAGCAACAGAAGAAGGAAAGCCAATGTATGAAAGTATGGGATTTAAATATACAGATTGTGTACATAAGTATCTCTGTGACAATTATGTTCCCAGATTGTTAGATGACATTTTAGAAGTAGAGATTCTTCCTATGCGAAAGGAGGATTTACCTCAAGTTGTAAAGTTAGATAAGGATGCATTTGGTGTAGAAAGAAGGAATTTTATTAGCAATAGAATAAACCAAGCTAAAGAGTCTCTAGTTGTTAAAAATCCAGATGGGAGAATCATAGGGTATGGTTTGTCTATTTTAGGACCTATCAATCTAATACTTGGTCCAATTGTAGCACCAGATCATCATGCAGCGCTTGCATTAATTGATAGATTAGCTAGAAACCATCAAGGTAAATTAAGAATAGATATCCCATCAGGGAATGATGCATTTATGTGGCATCTAGAAAAATACAATTTCATAAAAGTTAGTCAACCCCCTATTATGATTAAGAATTCAAACCTACTACCACCACGTAGTAAAACATTATATGGCATAGCTGCACAAATTTTTGGATGA
- a CDS encoding NAD(P)H-dependent oxidoreductase: protein MKSKMLVINGHPDGQSYCATLAKAYTEGVQENSKAQVRNIDLSSISFDLNLHHGYGKRTELENELLEAQEMIRWADHLIFVYPIWWGSTPAVLKGFIDRVFLPGFAFKYREHSPLWDKLLLGKSAHLIVTSDTPAWYNRLVYHRAGLNVMKRNVLHFCGIKPVRITEIGPIRPSTSGQRDKWIAHVRELGAKLS, encoded by the coding sequence ATGAAATCGAAAATGCTTGTCATTAACGGCCATCCGGATGGACAGAGCTACTGTGCAACCTTAGCCAAAGCATATACGGAAGGAGTTCAAGAGAACAGCAAAGCCCAAGTCCGAAATATCGACTTAAGCTCAATCTCCTTTGACTTGAATCTGCACCATGGATACGGTAAGCGGACGGAACTGGAAAATGAACTTCTTGAAGCACAGGAGATGATCCGATGGGCGGATCACCTGATATTCGTTTATCCGATATGGTGGGGGAGCACGCCGGCTGTTCTGAAGGGCTTTATCGATCGGGTATTCTTGCCTGGGTTCGCATTCAAATACAGAGAGCATTCACCGTTATGGGATAAGCTTCTATTGGGTAAATCTGCGCACCTGATCGTTACGTCCGACACCCCTGCCTGGTACAATCGACTCGTGTACCATCGGGCCGGGCTGAATGTCATGAAGCGAAACGTACTTCATTTCTGCGGTATCAAACCAGTACGCATAACCGAGATTGGTCCTATCAGACCATCTACATCTGGCCAGCGGGATAAATGGATTGCTCACGTTCGAGAGCTTGGTGCCAAACTCTCCTGA
- a CDS encoding AraC family transcriptional regulator: MINNVLLLDKLRKGENSVIDSGVSVTMLYPIMKSLVHKGVDTDSFFRYVSFDSTVLTQQDARIPTMELERLTNAAAVYTQDDYFGLQMGEFTEFADLGVLGYVMMHCNNIEAALQSFQTYNEVLCSGFNLDWEIVDEDVRIRMFTQSNWNFPRHCAEGMATSLYRLIGILCNRTVPLHEVRFMHESPGGIHPYETVFGVIPTFGDNSTMLCMSKDLLVNPVLYSDTRLLFVFETIAKEAIEKLQVIGSFSDEVLQ; the protein is encoded by the coding sequence ATGATCAACAACGTACTTTTACTTGATAAATTACGCAAAGGGGAGAATTCGGTGATCGATTCGGGTGTTTCTGTTACCATGCTGTATCCAATCATGAAGTCGCTTGTCCATAAGGGCGTGGACACAGATTCGTTTTTCCGGTATGTATCGTTTGACAGCACAGTTCTGACGCAACAGGATGCGCGTATCCCAACAATGGAGTTAGAGAGATTGACAAACGCGGCGGCAGTCTATACACAGGATGATTATTTCGGATTGCAGATGGGGGAGTTTACGGAATTTGCCGATTTGGGCGTGCTCGGATACGTCATGATGCATTGCAATAACATAGAAGCTGCACTTCAGTCGTTTCAGACTTACAATGAAGTGTTATGCAGCGGATTCAATCTGGATTGGGAGATCGTAGATGAAGATGTGAGAATACGCATGTTTACCCAATCTAACTGGAATTTTCCCCGCCATTGTGCAGAAGGTATGGCTACTTCGCTCTACCGTCTGATCGGAATTCTGTGTAATCGAACGGTTCCGTTGCATGAAGTCAGGTTTATGCATGAGTCACCGGGGGGAATACATCCTTATGAAACTGTGTTCGGAGTGATTCCCACATTTGGAGACAATTCCACAATGCTGTGTATGAGTAAGGACTTGTTGGTGAATCCGGTTCTGTATTCCGATACAAGATTGTTATTCGTATTCGAAACGATTGCCAAAGAAGCCATTGAGAAGTTACAAGTGATAGGATCGTTCTCGGATGAAGTATTGCAATAG
- a CDS encoding helix-turn-helix transcriptional regulator translates to MEHCLPTHYPTLRQTAEHFQMSVRTLQLRLKKENTSYHELSIRVRKQLSIGYLEQLHISIGEIAYALHFSEPSAFSNAFKKWTGITPLQYRDNLKCETLDTGSFRDPTNKTRKTYAKRILE, encoded by the coding sequence TTGGAACACTGTCTTCCGACCCATTATCCGACCTTACGGCAAACTGCGGAACACTTTCAAATGAGTGTGCGAACGTTACAACTTCGTTTGAAAAAGGAGAATACTTCTTATCACGAATTGTCTATTCGTGTGCGAAAGCAATTGTCCATCGGTTATTTAGAACAATTGCATATATCTATAGGTGAAATTGCATATGCTCTCCATTTCTCGGAACCGAGCGCATTCAGCAACGCCTTCAAGAAATGGACGGGGATTACGCCGTTACAATATAGGGATAACCTGAAATGCGAAACTCTAGATACAGGGTCATTTCGGGATCCTACCAACAAAACGCGGAAAACATACGCTAAGAGAATTTTGGAATAA
- a CDS encoding DMT family transporter yields MVRFMYIFCLVVWGLNFIAVKVQGTPVSLELSLTYRLVITTILFLFLLWVLKPKKAPALKDLPFVAVFGICNFALSYLCLYYATILSSAALVTLIFSLKVILTPIALNIFLKEKLHSRVLVGGILGVFGVCILIYPTLNQFQGFQDVNGIFLALLGTILTSVGDASSARNASHKIDPIYANAIGFTVGSIFMIAIVIFQGQKMIIPTSVTYLSALLYLTIVASFLAWLFYLKLVEKIGGSKSGYMVALFPAVGGIASVLIGESDLSVFLTLGCISSSLGAAIALGVGVRKNGVKLPNQFSV; encoded by the coding sequence ATGGTTAGGTTTATGTACATATTTTGTTTGGTTGTATGGGGGCTTAATTTTATTGCAGTGAAGGTTCAAGGAACCCCAGTAAGTTTGGAGCTTTCTTTGACTTATCGGTTAGTAATAACCACTATTTTGTTTTTATTTCTCTTATGGGTTCTCAAACCTAAAAAAGCTCCTGCATTGAAGGATCTTCCATTTGTTGCGGTCTTTGGCATATGTAACTTTGCATTAAGTTATTTATGCCTCTATTATGCTACTATATTAAGCTCCGCAGCACTTGTGACACTAATTTTTTCATTAAAAGTAATTCTAACACCTATTGCACTTAATATTTTTCTTAAAGAGAAGTTACATAGCCGAGTATTAGTTGGAGGAATTCTGGGGGTGTTCGGTGTATGTATTCTAATTTACCCAACTTTGAATCAGTTTCAAGGATTTCAGGATGTAAATGGAATTTTTTTAGCTTTGTTAGGCACAATACTCACATCAGTTGGTGATGCTAGTTCTGCTAGAAATGCTAGTCATAAAATTGATCCGATTTATGCAAATGCTATTGGTTTCACAGTTGGAAGTATATTCATGATAGCTATTGTGATATTCCAAGGACAGAAAATGATAATACCAACTTCAGTAACATATTTATCTGCCTTATTATATTTAACCATAGTTGCTTCTTTTTTAGCTTGGCTGTTTTATTTAAAACTTGTAGAGAAAATAGGTGGCTCAAAAAGTGGTTACATGGTTGCGTTGTTTCCAGCTGTTGGAGGGATAGCATCTGTTTTAATTGGTGAATCAGACCTGTCAGTTTTTCTAACTTTGGGGTGTATATCAAGCAGCTTGGGAGCTGCAATTGCTCTAGGAGTGGGAGTTAGAAAAAATGGAGTTAAACTTCCTAATCAATTTAGTGTATAG
- a CDS encoding DUF3147 family protein, producing MYLLAKILVSATIIGIVTEIARRFPTYGGVIAALPLVSLLSIIWLSVQGESSESLSKFALGVLWGFPATAFLLLIVYLSLKQSINLYASITIGISGWLIFIIIQQNLMDLLKAKFLD from the coding sequence ATGTACCTTTTGGCTAAGATCCTAGTCTCAGCAACGATCATTGGTATTGTAACGGAGATTGCTAGGCGCTTCCCTACATATGGAGGAGTTATTGCTGCTCTTCCACTCGTAAGTTTGTTAAGTATTATTTGGTTATCTGTTCAAGGAGAATCGAGTGAAAGTTTGAGTAAATTTGCTCTTGGTGTTCTATGGGGTTTCCCTGCTACTGCATTTTTATTACTTATCGTTTACCTGTCATTAAAGCAATCAATAAATCTATACGCTTCTATTACTATAGGTATTAGTGGCTGGTTAATATTCATAATTATTCAACAAAATCTTATGGATTTACTGAAAGCAAAATTTCTTGACTGA
- a CDS encoding VanZ family protein, whose amino-acid sequence MIEQKCKILSSKKCQLYSSVYSYIHLPPLSETQWSWAWNTQLIPFFFIGDLINHYIDSGLGWFFWNAVKLSFYNLLLLLPLGVYLSIFKINSISRAAIIIFAVSFVIETMQIIFSYFGLIFPRSFNIDDLILNTMGGVLGYLIFELIKKFYIIISHKKKRR is encoded by the coding sequence TTGATTGAGCAAAAGTGTAAAATCCTATCAAGCAAAAAGTGTCAACTTTATTCTAGCGTTTACAGTTATATTCATTTACCACCACTTTCTGAAACTCAGTGGAGTTGGGCTTGGAATACTCAACTCATACCATTTTTCTTTATAGGTGACCTAATAAACCATTATATTGATTCTGGTTTAGGTTGGTTTTTTTGGAATGCTGTAAAGTTATCTTTTTATAATTTGTTACTGCTTTTACCATTGGGAGTTTATCTATCCATTTTTAAGATTAATAGCATAAGTCGAGCTGCAATTATTATCTTTGCAGTTAGTTTTGTAATAGAAACAATGCAAATTATATTTAGTTATTTTGGACTCATATTTCCCAGAAGTTTTAATATAGATGATTTAATCTTAAATACTATGGGTGGTGTTTTAGGTTATCTAATTTTTGAGCTCATTAAAAAATTTTATATTATTATCTCTCACAAGAAAAAAAGAAGATAA